Proteins encoded by one window of Candidatus Omnitrophota bacterium:
- a CDS encoding peptidylprolyl isomerase, producing the protein MLKLRMVAVFAAVFTAIALTGCNAAKKPEISGTGASKAEAQAPAPSAAKSGKVVAEIGNEKITIDDVNDMMKTVPEQYQAVAQAHKDMLLDSMVNQKLLYSEASKLGFDKDPSVKKQLDDLKKELVIKAYLKKEIEEKVKVTDEDAKKYYEANKDKFKEPEKIMVSHILVDNEAEAKDILAKLKGGADFAALAKEKSKDPSKDRGGELGLLSKGMTVPEFEQAAFALQPGQLSAVVKTQFGYHIIKVTEKQPEKLMAYDDIKDQLKQMLLSDKQKESFEALLNDLKDKNKVTIYKDVLIPPQPKAEPKAAQPKAGTPAAPAAPAPAQQGK; encoded by the coding sequence ATGTTAAAATTAAGGATGGTTGCCGTATTCGCGGCTGTCTTCACCGCCATAGCGCTTACGGGCTGCAACGCGGCGAAGAAACCCGAGATAAGCGGGACCGGGGCTTCCAAGGCCGAGGCCCAGGCGCCGGCTCCCTCGGCCGCTAAAAGCGGGAAGGTCGTAGCCGAGATAGGCAACGAGAAGATAACCATCGACGACGTGAACGATATGATGAAGACCGTCCCCGAGCAGTACCAGGCCGTGGCGCAGGCGCATAAGGATATGCTGCTGGACAGCATGGTAAACCAGAAGCTGCTTTATTCCGAAGCCTCGAAACTGGGTTTCGACAAAGATCCGTCCGTCAAAAAACAGCTGGATGACCTCAAGAAAGAGCTGGTGATAAAGGCCTACCTGAAAAAAGAGATAGAGGAAAAGGTCAAGGTCACGGACGAAGACGCGAAGAAATACTACGAAGCGAATAAGGATAAATTCAAGGAACCCGAGAAGATAATGGTGTCGCATATATTGGTGGACAACGAGGCCGAGGCCAAGGATATCCTGGCTAAACTCAAGGGAGGCGCCGATTTCGCGGCCCTCGCGAAAGAGAAATCGAAGGACCCGAGCAAAGATAGGGGCGGGGAACTCGGTTTATTGAGCAAAGGCATGACCGTACCCGAATTCGAGCAGGCCGCGTTCGCGCTCCAACCCGGGCAGTTAAGCGCTGTGGTAAAGACCCAGTTCGGTTACCACATCATAAAAGTGACCGAGAAACAGCCTGAGAAGTTGATGGCTTATGATGATATAAAGGACCAGTTGAAGCAGATGCTTCTCTCCGATAAGCAGAAGGAGAGCTTCGAGGCCCTACTGAATGACCTGAAAGACAAGAATAAGGTCACGATCTATAAAGATGTCTTGATTCCTCCCCAGCCGAAGGCCGAGCCAAAGGCGGCACAGCCTAAGGCAGGGACACCCGCGGCCCCGGCAGCACCCGCTCCGGCGCAGCAGGGGAAGTAA
- the bamD gene encoding outer membrane protein assembly factor BamD: MRKYIFAVTAAALFLSMAPSLHAYWIWTPQTGTWINPKWAVKDTPQEQFDWAMKFFKAKDYKKAVEEFLRLVRFYPQAELAAESQYYAGQAYEALEEYEQAFYAYQKGIETYPFSKRLDEMTEREYQIAGKFYAGEKVRLWGIPTFPSVYKAIEMYQKVVDNAPYGKYADQSLFKIGECYKKARDYQQARLAFQKLVDEHPESKLSEEANFQVGLCASQASLKPSYDQSVTDEALKSIEDFAKRHPESKLTAEADKMHQSLREKKAESDYTIAEFYWKQKWYDSAGEYYKNIVTNFPDTETAKKAEERLKMIERKQKK; the protein is encoded by the coding sequence ATGAGAAAATATATCTTTGCGGTCACCGCAGCGGCCCTGTTCCTTTCGATGGCGCCGTCGCTGCACGCCTACTGGATCTGGACGCCTCAGACCGGGACGTGGATCAATCCCAAATGGGCGGTTAAGGATACGCCCCAGGAGCAGTTTGACTGGGCGATGAAGTTCTTTAAGGCGAAAGATTACAAAAAGGCGGTGGAAGAATTCCTGAGGCTCGTCCGTTTTTATCCGCAGGCCGAACTCGCCGCCGAGTCGCAGTATTACGCCGGGCAGGCTTACGAGGCGTTGGAGGAATACGAGCAGGCGTTCTACGCCTACCAGAAAGGGATCGAGACGTATCCGTTCTCTAAGCGCCTGGATGAGATGACCGAACGCGAATACCAGATAGCCGGCAAATTCTATGCCGGGGAGAAGGTCAGGCTCTGGGGCATACCGACGTTCCCGTCGGTATATAAGGCTATCGAGATGTACCAGAAAGTTGTGGATAACGCTCCGTACGGAAAATACGCCGACCAGTCCCTCTTCAAGATAGGGGAATGCTACAAGAAGGCGCGGGATTACCAGCAGGCGAGGCTCGCGTTCCAAAAACTGGTCGATGAACACCCTGAGAGCAAGCTTTCCGAGGAAGCCAATTTCCAGGTCGGGCTCTGCGCTTCCCAGGCGTCCCTGAAACCTAGCTACGACCAGTCTGTCACCGACGAGGCGCTCAAGTCGATAGAGGATTTCGCGAAACGCCATCCGGAGTCGAAGCTTACCGCCGAAGCGGATAAGATGCACCAGTCGCTGCGCGAGAAGAAGGCGGAGAGCGATTACACTATCGCGGAATTTTACTGGAAACAGAAATGGTATGACTCGGCCGGGGAATACTACAAGAACATAGTGACTAATTTCCCTGACACGGAGACGGCCAAGAAGGCGGAGGAAAGGTTAAAGATGATAGAGAGGAAGCAGAAAAAATGA
- the lptE gene encoding LPS assembly lipoprotein LptE: MKRRLIFLLAIFCAASLAGCGYATHTTAYKKATRIFIRPFDNKVDLNIEREYSDANPYRLYRAGMETKVTDAIIDRFLVDGYLKVVSREDDADLVLSGALINFDKQPLRYDQKSENVAEYRANIIVDMSLENVSQGKKTWSEKGFVGFFEYNQSGPNSVSEDAAINNAIADLAKRIVERTVEDW; this comes from the coding sequence ATGAAAAGGCGGCTCATATTCCTGTTGGCGATCTTCTGCGCCGCCTCGCTCGCGGGATGCGGTTACGCTACCCATACCACCGCCTATAAGAAAGCCACCAGGATATTCATAAGACCTTTTGATAACAAGGTCGACCTGAACATCGAAAGGGAATATTCGGACGCCAACCCTTACAGGTTATACCGCGCCGGGATGGAGACGAAGGTGACCGACGCGATAATAGACAGGTTCCTCGTGGACGGGTACCTGAAGGTCGTCTCGAGAGAGGACGATGCCGACCTGGTCTTGAGCGGCGCGCTCATCAATTTCGACAAACAGCCGTTGAGATACGACCAGAAAAGCGAGAATGTCGCCGAGTACAGGGCCAATATCATAGTCGATATGTCGCTTGAGAACGTGTCCCAGGGGAAGAAAACCTGGAGCGAAAAAGGATTTGTGGGTTTCTTCGAATACAACCAGTCCGGGCCGAATTCCGTATCCGAAGACGCCGCTATTAACAACGCGATCGCGGACCTGGCAAAAAGGATCGTCGAAAGGACCGTCGAGGATTGGTAG
- a CDS encoding DNA internalization-related competence protein ComEC/Rec2 translates to MRSPLAWAAFFLSLGIWISNIIRVPFLFMFAAVVFSLIAASTMIKKKAASLVCLSAALLFTGCILLQARQALPVNHIKNFTEPEPREVYAEGIVADDPVAGETFYGGKKMTLTLVAERLEDRGIKHEVTGRIKIYLTGEPRRPETNTPSYGDRILVKGRLSRPAGPGNPGDFDYAAYLARNRVFSILSARTQDASILEKGKGNPVVSLAYIARGKIEGLISGNLPGESANFLNAILLGLRQGMGSDLNDAFMRTGTVHLIAISGLNVGLIVFLVLLVLSVIRVPKKACIILTIAFLVFYAVLTNGTPSVVRATVMSIALLLGLLLERENSLSNSLGLAALVILSCDPGALFDIGFQLSFASVISLLYLTPKIEKFFNFERKIAARFLAKWKRYALEAFFVSLAAWIGVMPLTLYYFNIITPVSVAANLVAVPLSFLITMASAPFLVFGLIFPPAAKVFAASVWLFCGTLFATNGFFSKLPFAYIYLPSPPLFLIALYYLFVVAFAERERFKLSPLKLSAAALAVFNIIIWAGALRPNDGKLRVTFLDVGHGDSVFVEFPYGGNMLIDGGTGSGEDRDSGRGTVLPFLRQKGVQVLDAVVLTHPDIDHVGGLASVLEGMKVRHLFDNGAGADTYAYRRFRRAEKSMPGLRRFILERYDSIEGMKGVGILCFSPPAGWVKDAKVTANDASLAMRMGFGDPVMLFCGDMGDKAVSEAMFTSPRLLKADLLMLPHHGEKMDAGKEAFVEWVKPSYAVISQGRAAGETARSEELSDLLSAKGIEVFRTGKGGAVFAVTDGKDLSVGNFESKYTISR, encoded by the coding sequence ATGAGATCACCCTTAGCCTGGGCGGCATTTTTCTTATCTCTGGGGATCTGGATAAGCAATATTATCCGGGTCCCCTTTTTATTTATGTTTGCCGCCGTGGTCTTTTCCCTGATAGCCGCTTCGACTATGATTAAAAAAAAGGCCGCTTCGCTCGTATGTTTATCGGCCGCGTTGCTGTTTACCGGCTGCATTCTTTTACAGGCGAGGCAGGCGCTTCCGGTAAACCATATCAAGAATTTTACGGAGCCGGAACCAAGGGAAGTTTACGCGGAAGGGATAGTCGCCGACGATCCTGTCGCCGGAGAGACCTTCTACGGCGGAAAGAAGATGACCCTTACCCTGGTGGCGGAGCGTTTGGAGGACCGGGGGATAAAACATGAAGTCACCGGCAGGATAAAAATTTACCTGACAGGGGAACCGCGCCGGCCGGAAACGAATACGCCGTCATACGGCGACAGGATCCTTGTCAAGGGAAGGCTCTCAAGGCCAGCCGGACCGGGGAATCCCGGGGATTTCGATTACGCCGCCTATCTCGCGCGCAACCGCGTATTCTCGATATTAAGCGCGAGAACGCAGGATGCCTCCATCCTCGAAAAAGGGAAAGGCAACCCGGTCGTAAGCCTCGCGTATATTGCGCGGGGAAAGATAGAAGGCCTCATCTCCGGGAACCTTCCCGGAGAGAGCGCGAATTTCCTGAATGCCATACTCTTAGGCCTGAGGCAGGGCATGGGCAGCGATTTAAATGACGCGTTCATGCGGACCGGCACCGTCCATCTTATAGCGATAAGCGGCCTCAATGTGGGGCTTATCGTTTTTCTCGTCCTTCTTGTTTTGAGCGTCATCAGGGTCCCGAAAAAGGCCTGTATTATCCTCACGATAGCCTTCCTCGTTTTTTATGCCGTCCTCACTAACGGCACGCCTTCGGTGGTGAGGGCGACGGTGATGTCCATCGCGCTTTTGCTCGGCCTGCTCCTGGAGAGGGAGAATTCCCTTTCGAATTCCCTGGGGCTGGCGGCGTTGGTCATACTTTCATGCGATCCAGGCGCGCTTTTTGATATAGGGTTCCAGCTTTCGTTCGCGTCGGTCATCTCGCTTCTTTATCTGACCCCTAAGATCGAAAAGTTTTTCAATTTCGAGCGGAAGATAGCCGCGCGATTCCTGGCAAAATGGAAAAGATATGCGCTCGAGGCTTTCTTCGTCTCGCTCGCCGCGTGGATAGGCGTTATGCCGCTCACTCTGTATTATTTCAATATAATCACGCCGGTATCGGTCGCCGCGAACCTGGTCGCCGTGCCGCTCTCGTTCCTGATAACCATGGCCAGCGCCCCTTTCCTCGTCTTCGGCCTTATCTTTCCGCCCGCGGCTAAGGTCTTCGCGGCATCGGTATGGCTTTTCTGCGGGACTCTTTTTGCCACTAACGGTTTCTTCTCAAAACTCCCGTTCGCGTATATCTACCTTCCCAGTCCCCCGCTGTTCCTGATAGCCCTGTATTATCTTTTTGTCGTCGCGTTCGCGGAACGGGAACGGTTTAAGCTCTCTCCGCTGAAACTCTCGGCCGCGGCGCTGGCAGTCTTTAACATAATTATATGGGCCGGGGCTTTACGGCCGAACGACGGGAAGCTCAGGGTCACTTTCCTGGACGTGGGCCACGGAGATTCAGTCTTCGTGGAGTTCCCCTACGGCGGCAATATGCTGATAGACGGCGGCACCGGGAGCGGGGAGGACCGGGATTCCGGCAGGGGGACGGTTTTGCCTTTCCTCAGGCAAAAGGGGGTGCAGGTTCTGGACGCGGTGGTCCTTACCCATCCCGACATCGACCATGTCGGAGGCCTCGCCTCGGTCCTGGAAGGGATGAAGGTGAGGCATCTATTCGACAACGGGGCGGGAGCCGATACTTATGCTTACAGGCGTTTCAGGCGGGCAGAGAAGAGCATGCCGGGGTTAAGACGTTTTATCTTGGAACGTTATGATTCAATAGAAGGGATGAAAGGCGTCGGCATCCTGTGTTTCAGCCCTCCGGCTGGGTGGGTAAAGGATGCCAAAGTCACGGCAAACGATGCCTCTCTTGCCATGAGGATGGGATTCGGGGATCCGGTCATGCTGTTTTGCGGCGACATGGGGGACAAGGCCGTATCCGAGGCTATGTTCACCTCGCCCCGGCTCCTGAAGGCGGACTTATTGATGCTGCCCCACCATGGCGAGAAGATGGACGCCGGTAAAGAGGCTTTTGTCGAATGGGTCAAGCCGTCTTACGCCGTGATCTCCCAGGGGAGAGCAGCCGGGGAGACTGCCCGCTCTGAAGAGCTCTCCGATCTTCTTTCCGCCAAGGGGATAGAGGTCTTCAGGACCGGAAAGGGAGGGGCGGTCTTCGCCGTCACCGACGGTAAAGACCTTTCCGTCGGTAATTTCGAAAGTAAGTATACAATTTCACGTTGA
- a CDS encoding PilZ domain-containing protein — MYWNDDFPERRQQQRVNMTMSVQYRGIRQANNSIVNAISRDISSGGARLLVNEFISVFTRLVLEISVPSAPKPVRAVSKITWVRKRPYGEQYEVGAQFMEMSEEDRRGVADFIEKSVPGT; from the coding sequence ATGTATTGGAATGATGATTTCCCTGAGAGAAGGCAGCAGCAGAGAGTCAATATGACTATGTCTGTGCAGTATAGAGGGATAAGGCAGGCAAATAACTCTATTGTTAATGCCATATCGAGGGATATTTCCAGCGGCGGCGCCCGCCTTTTGGTGAACGAATTCATCTCGGTATTTACGCGCCTTGTCCTGGAGATATCCGTTCCTTCCGCGCCTAAGCCGGTCAGGGCGGTCTCGAAGATCACCTGGGTGCGTAAGAGGCCGTATGGCGAACAATATGAAGTCGGGGCCCAGTTCATGGAGATGTCGGAAGAAGACAGAAGGGGCGTAGCCGACTTCATAGAAAAGTCGGTCCCCGGGACATAG